CGACCATCCTTATCATAGATATTAACTGTGTATGGATCGCCTTGAGTCGTTAACTCTTTGACAGCTAATGCTCGTTCGTCACGATAATTGATACCGTATATAGGTAACAAATTACGCTTAGATAACATCATTAAATAAGGATGTTCATATTTACATGCTGGACACCAAGTCGCCCAAAAGTTCAACATCAATACTTTTGCGGGCAAATCTTTCTCAGTCAAGACTTCACTAGGTACTTCCAAGCGCTCGAGCTGGAAAGCCGGGACAGGCTTTCCTTCTAATGCAGAATCGAGCACTTTAGGATTGAGAAATAATCCTTGATATAAAAACACGCCCATACCTAAAAATATAACCAAAGGTATAAACAGTACAAACTTCTTCATAATGTCTCCGAGTTAATTAAGCTGTCGCTAATTTTGCTTTTACTGCTTCTTCTGTAGCAACTTGCTTCACACGATAACGTTTATCTGATGCTGCTAAGAAGCCACCAATCATCATAAAGATCGAACCAAACCACAACCAACGTACAAACGGCTTGTAGTTAAGACGCACAGCAAACTCAGTTAAATTAATTGGGTCGCCCATAGTGACATATAAGTCACGGAACAAGCCCCAATCAATACCCGCTTCAGTCATATCCATAGTGCGCACGTTGTACTGACGACGGTCAGGTTTTAATAAAGTGATAAATTCATCATCTTTATAAATCTCAATTTGACCTTGTTGCGCAGTATAGTTAGGACCGACGACATTTTTAGTTTCTAAATACTTAAATGTATAACCTGCTAGTTCTTGGCTTATTCCAGGTCCCATGCGTACGCTTTTCTCGATCGAATAATTAGAGACAATTGTTGCCCCCATTACCGATACCGCGATACCAAAGTGGGCAAAGAGCATGCCGAGCTGACTACGCCCGATTCGGTTAAGACTGATGCCACCCTCTTTATTGCTCACCATATTATAAGCGGCACGGAAAGTTGATAGCATGATCCATGTTGTCGCAGCGACACCACACATTACCCAAGCATTAAACTGACCACCAGCAACAAATGGCGCAGCTACCCCAACAACTAAAGCAATAATAGCTGGAATGAGTAACTGTCTTTTAATTTCACCGGCTTTAGATTTTTTCCAGCGAATAATTGGACCAATTCCCATAAAGCCAAATAGCACTAACACGATAGGTACAAATACCGCATTAAAATATGGAGGACCAACAGAAATCTTACCCATGCCTAGAGCGTCAATGAGTAAAGGATACAAGGTACCCAATAAAACAGTACCAGCTGAAACTGTCAGAAGCACATTACAAATTAACAACATGGTTTCTTTCGATTTAAGCTCAAATCGAGCTGGGCTACTCATTTCGCTTGCACGGAAGGCAAACAAAGTTAATGAACCACCAATGGCAATACCTAGCAACAACAAGATAAACAAACCACGGCTTGGATCTGCTGCAAAAGAATGCACTGAAGTAAGTACGCCTGAACGTACAATAAAGGTACCGAGTAAACTTAAAGAGAAAGCAAAAATAGACAGTAGTACGGTCCAGTTACGGAATGCGCCACGCTTTTCGGTCACAATTAATGAGTGCACTAAAGCGGTACCCACTAACCAAGGCATAAATGATGCGTTTTCAACTGGGTCCCAGAACCACCAACCGCCCCAACCTAATTCGTAATATGCCCACCAAGAACCTAATGAAATACCACCGGTTAAAAATATCCATGCAGCTAATGTCCAAGGACGACTCCAACGAGCCCAAGCGGAGTCAAGTCTGCCACTCATTAAAGCCGCAATAGCAAAAGCAAAACAGACCGAGAAACCAACATACCCCAAATACAACATTGGCGGATGGAAGATTAAGCCCACATCTTGCAACATTGGGTTTAAATCTCGACCTTCTAGCGGGATAGGGAAGATCCGTTCAAATGGACTTGATGTTAGGATCATAAATAAACTGAAACCGACAACAATCATCGCTAATACTGATAGCACCCTTGCAGTAAAGACTTCTTCTAATCCCTTACTAAATAAGGCTACCGATGCGGTCCATACAGACAACGCAAATACCCAGAATAATAGTGACCCTTCATGCCCGCCCCACACTGCCGCAATTTTAAAGAATATTGGAAGTTGAGAATTAGAATGATGTGCGACATAAGCCACAGAGAAATCATCGACAGCGAAACTATACCCTAACGCAATAACCGAAAGACTGATGAAAAAAAACATTCCGTATGTTAGTGGCCAGGCATAACGAACGAGATACTGGTCTTTACGGGCGGAACCATATAACGGCACGCTAGCTAGCAGTAAGGCAAAAGCCAAACCGAGAATTAGCGAGAAATGTCCAAGTTCTGGAATCATGGGTATTCCTTAGTCTAAAAAATTAGCGGATCTGAAACAGACAAATCACGGTAGCACTATTTAATGCGGTGAAACTAATATACGCACATTAGCTTAAACGAATTTTAACGCATTTTAGAACTTGCGATGGCTTCTGTCTGCCATTTTCGTACAAAATTGGGTCACTAGTCTCATTATGAGCATCTATTCAATCAAAACGAAAATTTATGACAACCTGTCTGACACAATTACCTTAACAAAGTTTCGCTATTAATAAGACAAACAATTCAATCTGTGAACCAGTACGCAACTCTCAGGATTTGGATTCATATCTTCCTTATATTACTATTCAATTAATAATCTTTCCGTATAATCAAGATTCCAAGCACTGCGGTATAGCCGCTTTCTCTGTTAACCTAAAAGTGAATATTGAAACAATGACCACATTTTGGATATTTATTGCGCTTGTCGTACTTATTGGCCTAATCATGATTTGGGTTCCACATTTTCGTCAACAAAAGCTATTGCGAGCTGAAGAGTCTGGTGTCCGTAGACAAACTAACCTTGAACTTTTTGCCGAACGTATAACCATTCTTGAAAAGGAATTGAATGACGATCTATTAGACCAAGTCGAATTTGAGGCATTAAAAAAAGAACTAGAGATAAATCTACTTCAAGACATGAGCCAAAAAGGTGACGATTCTCTTGACGTAGAAATCAAATCAAAGAGCGCCTTATGGCCTGCTTTTATGACCCTGTGCATATTGGCCATTTCAGGTTACTTATATCAACACCTCGGTGCTTATCAAGAATTAGCGAATCCTCCCCAAGCAAGCAATCCACATCAAGGTATGGACACTGCACAAATCATGTCGCAACGCGTACAAATGATGGAAGCTAAAGTGGAAGCACAGCCAGAGGATAGTCAGGCGTGGTTTAGTCTTGGACATGCTTATATATCTGCTAACCAATATGATAAAGCCGTTGCCGCATTCGATAAAGTCATGCAATTAGTCGGTACGCAAGCTGAACTTCTTGGACCTAAAGCTACTGCACTTTACTATAAAGCGAATCAGCAGATGACACCGGCTATTCAAGCCATCATTGAGCAATCTTTAGCATTAGATCCACAAGATCCCTCAACACTGCTTCTCGTTGGTATGGATGCGTTCTTTACTGCGAACTACCAGAAGGCTATCGATGCTTGGCAAATGATCCTAGACAGCGATCGAAATGATGTCGACAAAACAGCATTAATGAATGCCATTGAGTCAGCGAATATGCGCCTTAATGAAGCATCAGGTGCAATGTCTGGTGATGCAACACCAAAGTCAGCAGTGACGAGTAATGCAAAAACCGTCGAAATTGAAGTAACTATTGCACCGGAGTTAGCTGATAAAGTATCTGATTCAGATACAGTGTTTATTTTTGCTCGGGCAACTCAAGGCCCTAAAGTGCCGCTGGCGGCGACTAAAATTAGTGCAAGTAACTTACCGGTAACGATCACTCTAGATGACAGTACGTCAATGGGGGGGGATGTGAAACTGAGTTCAGTTCAGGAAGTCGAAATCATTGCAGTATTGTCAAAAAATGGCAGTGTTAAACCACAGTCTGGCGACTTAAAGGGCACGATAAAAACGCTCAAGGTGGGTGATAATGCAACATTAACACTCGATACCTTAGTGCAATAACAATGGCAGCATCAGTAAGGTTATAGCTTAACATCACCGATATTTACCCATAAAAAAACCGGCTATTAAAGCCGGTTTTTGGATCTAGTTGAAAATTACTTAGACATAAACTGAATTGCGTTTTTGTAATCATCATCGGTACAGTCAGTACACATGCCACCTGGTGGCATAGCGTTTAAACCAGACTTAACCGAACCCACTAAGGCATCTAAACCTTTTGCTAGGCGTGGTTCCCATGCCGCAGTATCATGAACTTTAGGCGCACCAGCCACACCCATGCTGTGACATACTTGACACGCTTTGTTATAAATAGCTTCACCTTCTTGAGCAAATACATTTGCAGACAAAGTTAATGCAGCTGCTGCAGTCATTACTAACAATTTTTTCATATTCATCGTTCCTAATTGCAAATATACCAAGCTTAGCGCTGCCCTTTGATTTAGAAGGCAGACTCATTTTTAGCAATGGCTAGATTACTACAAGTAGCAAAAAAACTCATCTTTTTGTGATAACAATCTCAGCTTAGGCTCTAAATCGAGACAATCTGTGTAGTTCAGGTAATATATTAGCAATCATTAAAAAAGTTCAAACTATATCTTCTTTTTTGGAACCATATCAAATTGCTAGCACTTAATCATGACAAAGCTAAACCGGTAAAAGTGTTTGTGTTAATATCTTTTCGAATTCATCCTCACGCATAATAAGAGGGATAAGTGACCATATCAAACCAATCACAAGTGCTATTAAGTGCCAACGAATTAACCTGTATTCGTGAAGATCGGATTTTATTTGACGAACTGAGTTTTAATATCAATGCGGGTGATATTGTCCAAATTGAGGGTCCTAATGGTGCAGGTAAAACCAGTCTATTACGAATAATTGCAGGTTTGTCACGCCCCTATGCAGGAGATGTTGAATATTGTGGTGAAAACATCAATAGATGCAGGGATGAATTTAACCATGACCTCTTGTACCTAGGGCACTTAGCAGGGGTCAAAAGTGAGCTCACTGCAGAAGAAAATCTTAACTTCAATTTAAGAATCAGTGGCTATGATGGTTTTGATACCACTGCTATTTTGGCCAAAGTCAATTTAACCGGTTTTGAAGAGGCGCTTGCGGGTCATTTATCCGCAGGGCAACATCGACGAACAGCATTGGCAAGATTACAATACAGCAATTGTAAAATATGGATCCTTGATGAGCCTTTTACTGCAATTGATAAAAAAGGTGTAGAAGAACTAGAACAACTTTTTATTCAACATGCCGAGTCGGGTGGATGTGTGATACTAACAACACATCAGGATATGAGCATTATTAGTAATGCTATGCTTCGCAAAATCACTCTCGACTATCGCTTTGTATAAGGTATTTGAATGAAACGAGGAATCAGCTACACCGCAGCATTCATGACGCTACTACAACGTGATTTAAGAATTGCAATTCGTCATCGCGGAGATATTTTTAACCCATTATTATTTTTTATCCTAGTGGTGACTCTTTTCCCTCTAGGAATTGGACCAGAATCTCAGGTGCTTACTAGAGTAGCTCCAGGAATTATATGGGTTGCGGCCTTACTAGCATCAATGCTGTCGTTGGAGCGCTTATTTAAAGCAGACTTTAACGACGGTAGCCTAGAACAAATGCTACTGAGTCCACAACCATTAGCATTGATGGTATTAGCTAAGGTACTTGCACATTGGATTCTAACCGGTGTACCACTGATTCTAGTCGCACCACTACTGGCCGTACTATTACATTTAGAGAGCAATAGTTATGGTGCCTTAATGTTGACATTAGCATTGGGCACACCAATATTGTCGCTCCTTGGGGCAATAGGTGTAGCACTTACAGTAGGGCTTCGAAAAGGTGGAGTGCTACTAAGCTTGCTGATTTTGCCTTTATATATACCCGTACTCATTTTTGCCACCAGTGCAATTGATGCTGCGGGACTTAACATGGCTTACGATGGTCAACTTGCGATACTTGCAGCTATGTTGGTCGGTTCTTTAATCTTGGCACCTTTCGCAATTGGCGCCTCTTTACGAGTGAGTACAAACTAATGTGGAAATGGCTACATTCTTACGCAGACCCTGAACGGGCATATAAATTGTCTGGCACCTTGTTGCCATGGTTTAGCATTCTTGCAATATTAATGGTCGGTACTGGCAGTATTTGGGGATTATTGTTTGCCCCAACCGATTATCAACAAGGTGATAGCTACCGTATCATCTTTATCCATGTACCTGCAGCATCAATGTCTATGGCTGCTTACATGGGTATGGCAATTGCTTCATTCATAGGTTTAGTCTGGCAAATAAAATCGGCTGATTGGGCTGCAGCAGCCATTGCACCGATAGGCGCTGTGATCACCTTTATTGCATTATTTACAGGGGCTGCATGGGGCAAACCTATGTGGGGTGCTTGGTGGGTATGGGATGCGCGCCTTACATCTGAATTGGTATTATTATTTTTATACTTAGGCGTGATCTCACTGTATGCATCATTTGAAGACAAAGTCCTCGCGGCTAGAGCGTCTGGTATCCTCGCTATTGTCGGCGTAATTAATATTCCAATTATTAAATACTCTGTCGATTGGTGGAGCAGCTTGCATCAACCGTCGACCATCAGAATAACAGAGAAGTCTACCATGTCGACGGATATGCTATACCCTCTGCTAATAAACATTGTTGGTTTTGGTATGATGATTGGTGCCATTACCCTCGTCCGTTATAGAACAGAAATTCTTGCTCGAAATGGTATGCGCCCTTGGGTGAGAGACTTAGCAACCGCAGAGGAGGCAAAATAATGCAATTTGATTCATTCAAAGATTTTTTAGATATGGGCGGTTATGCATTTTACGTTTGGTTATCCTATGGTGTAACAATTGGCTGCTTGGCAACATTGATCACCCTAAGCATTAGACAAAAGCGTAAAGTGCTAATTGAAATAGCTAAAAAGATAACGCGTGAACAACGCCTGAAAGAAACAAGAGGTAATAACCGTGAATCCAAGACGTAAAAAGAGATTAACGCTCGCCGTGACATTAATTGCAGGCGTTGCAGCCGTTACTTCATTATTGCTATACGCACTAAATTCAAATTTGAATTTATTCTATACTCCATATGAAATTACTCACGGCAAAAACGACACAGGTGTGTTGCCTGAAGTCGGACAACGAATCCGAGTAGGCGGTATGGTTACAATGGGCTCAATGAATCGAGATCCTGACAGCTTATATGTAGAGTTTGCTGTACATGATTCAGCAGGCGGAAGTGTCGTTGTGACTTATGATGACTTGTTACCTGATTTGTTTAGAGAAGGTCAAGGGATCGTCGCACAAGGTGTATTAGTAGAATCAGGAAAATTAGCGGCAACGGAAGTGCTTGCCAAGCATGATGAAAACTATATGCCACCTGAAGTAGCTGAAGCTATGGGACAAAAGCATGAAAAGCCGACCTATAGTCAAAAAGCGCTTGAAGACAAATAACCCTTAACTGCATAAAAAAGCCTCTTCGGAGGCTTTTTTTATGTCTACACACTATGTAGATACAGAAACAATCAAATTCAAAAGTAGATCGATCCAAGAGGTAGGTAAGATTTTCATGTTTAACTCGTTTGTGCTCCGAATCAAGAATATCTACATTAGCGACAATGAAACTCTAGTAAACTAGGGAGTAGCTTAAAGGCTTTAAATTTCTCTAGGGTGTGACGGTTATACTCAGCGCAGCACATTAGATTGCCCTATATTGAGGCACAATCGCAACAAAACTTGAGCCACCATTAATGCCAACTTCACTAGCTGTAATAAGATGCTTCCCAAAGCCTACACAGCGACAACCAGCTTATCGCCAAGCAAGCCCTGAAACTTCTCTATTAATCACTAACACGGTCGTGTCTTAGGTTTACAACAACATTGAGTAAAGCAATTGGTGCTGATTCAACAGTCTTTGTCATTAATGGGTTTTATTGCTTGAATAAACTAGATCAAATCAAAGTCGGTTAAGACTGATAATCAATATTGAGCTTCTTAAAACCCTAAAAATGTTTCGAAAATACCGACAGCAAGAGCAACCTAAATAAAGCGATCTTATGGGTTAACTGTTTAGGAGAAAACAAAACCTAGACCACAATAAAGACTAACTGACAGATAGCAGTAAATCAGTAAATCAGTAAATCAGTAAATCAGTAATCATTTTAATGAAGCTGAACTAATAACATCGAGAGATAAATCAATAAAAAGCGTAAAACAAAACGAATTTCTCACAGATATCAGGGTGAAATTACCGCACCTTGATTATGTCCTAGCATAGTGGAATATGACTCTCTGATTGCTCAGGTACCCATAAGCCAAGCAAGATATAAACTTAGTAGGTGTATGCCACTAAGTCGCAGGAAGTATTGAATGCAGAAGTGTCGTAGCAAAAGACTAAAAAGATGATTTTAAGAAATGAACAACGTGAAGTGCTGAGAATCTTAAACTTGTAACCAACTATAGCAAGTATTGGAAAATAAAATCAGGCAAAAAAAAGTAAAAAAAAACCGAGCCTAGGCTCGGTTTTTTCGATGAGTAACTAATTACTCAGCAGCTTCGACTTCAACAGCTTCAGCAGCTTCAGGACGACCTACTAATTCGATGTAAGCCATTGGGGCTTTATCACCGGTACGTAGACCGCACTTTAGAATACGAGTGTAACCACCAGGACGTTCCTGGAAGCGTGGACCCAATTCAGTAAATAACTTACCTACAACTTCAGCGTCGCGGGTACGAGCGAAAGCTAAACGGCGATTTGCAACGCTGTCAACTTTAGCAAGTGTTATTAGAGGTTCAACAACGCGACGCAGTTCTTTCGCTTTAGCAACAGTTGTCTTGATAATCTCATGACGAACTATTGAACAAGCCATGTTACGGAACATAGCTTGGCGATGACTGCTGTTGCGGTTTAGTTGACGACCACTCTTACGATGGCGCATGACCTAATCCTTATAACCTAAATCTGTACTAACCTGAGACTTATAGGTCGTCAGCTAAACTAGCCGGTGGCCAGTTTTCTAGACGCATACCTAACGACAGTCCGCGAGACGCTAAAACATCCTTAATTTCAGTAAGAGATTTCTTACCTAAGTTAGGGGTCTTAAGCAACTCAACTTCAGTGCGTTGTACCAGATCTCCGATGTAATGAATCGCTTCGGCTTTTAAACAGTTAGCCGAACGTACAGTTAGCTCTAAATCGTCGACAGGACGCAGCAAAATCGGATCGAACTCCGGTTTCTCTTCTACAACAGCCTGCTCAGTCACATCACGTAGTTCAACAAACGCATCTAGCTGTTCAGCTAAAATAGTTGCAGAACGACGAATGGCTTCCTCAGGATCGATAGTACCGTTTGTGGTCATATCTATCACAAGTTTGTCTAAGTCAGTACGCTGTTCAACACGAGCAGCTTCAACATTATAAGCAATGCGAGCTACAGGTGAAAAAGAAGCATCAACCAGCAAACGACCAATTGGGCGATCATCGTCTTCAGTTTGTGCACGAGCCGAAGCAGGCACATAACCACGACCACGCTCAACGCGGATACGCATGCTGATATCATTGTTACCAGTCAAGTGACAGATAACATGATCAGGATTCACGATGG
The Shewanella vesiculosa DNA segment above includes these coding regions:
- a CDS encoding DsbE family thiol:disulfide interchange protein, with protein sequence MKKFVLFIPLVIFLGMGVFLYQGLFLNPKVLDSALEGKPVPAFQLERLEVPSEVLTEKDLPAKVLMLNFWATWCPACKYEHPYLMMLSKRNLLPIYGINYRDERALAVKELTTQGDPYTVNIYDKDGRLGLDLGVYGAPETFIVDHNGIIRYRYAGPIDQTVWTQTLYPMIQQLQAEAKLDGAS
- a CDS encoding heme lyase CcmF/NrfE family subunit; the protein is MIPELGHFSLILGLAFALLLASVPLYGSARKDQYLVRYAWPLTYGMFFFISLSVIALGYSFAVDDFSVAYVAHHSNSQLPIFFKIAAVWGGHEGSLLFWVFALSVWTASVALFSKGLEEVFTARVLSVLAMIVVGFSLFMILTSSPFERIFPIPLEGRDLNPMLQDVGLIFHPPMLYLGYVGFSVCFAFAIAALMSGRLDSAWARWSRPWTLAAWIFLTGGISLGSWWAYYELGWGGWWFWDPVENASFMPWLVGTALVHSLIVTEKRGAFRNWTVLLSIFAFSLSLLGTFIVRSGVLTSVHSFAADPSRGLFILLLLGIAIGGSLTLFAFRASEMSSPARFELKSKETMLLICNVLLTVSAGTVLLGTLYPLLIDALGMGKISVGPPYFNAVFVPIVLVLFGFMGIGPIIRWKKSKAGEIKRQLLIPAIIALVVGVAAPFVAGGQFNAWVMCGVAATTWIMLSTFRAAYNMVSNKEGGISLNRIGRSQLGMLFAHFGIAVSVMGATIVSNYSIEKSVRMGPGISQELAGYTFKYLETKNVVGPNYTAQQGQIEIYKDDEFITLLKPDRRQYNVRTMDMTEAGIDWGLFRDLYVTMGDPINLTEFAVRLNYKPFVRWLWFGSIFMMIGGFLAASDKRYRVKQVATEEAVKAKLATA
- the ccmI gene encoding c-type cytochrome biogenesis protein CcmI; this encodes MTTFWIFIALVVLIGLIMIWVPHFRQQKLLRAEESGVRRQTNLELFAERITILEKELNDDLLDQVEFEALKKELEINLLQDMSQKGDDSLDVEIKSKSALWPAFMTLCILAISGYLYQHLGAYQELANPPQASNPHQGMDTAQIMSQRVQMMEAKVEAQPEDSQAWFSLGHAYISANQYDKAVAAFDKVMQLVGTQAELLGPKATALYYKANQQMTPAIQAIIEQSLALDPQDPSTLLLVGMDAFFTANYQKAIDAWQMILDSDRNDVDKTALMNAIESANMRLNEASGAMSGDATPKSAVTSNAKTVEIEVTIAPELADKVSDSDTVFIFARATQGPKVPLAATKISASNLPVTITLDDSTSMGGDVKLSSVQEVEIIAVLSKNGSVKPQSGDLKGTIKTLKVGDNATLTLDTLVQ
- a CDS encoding cytochrome c5 family protein, whose translation is MKKLLVMTAAAALTLSANVFAQEGEAIYNKACQVCHSMGVAGAPKVHDTAAWEPRLAKGLDALVGSVKSGLNAMPPGGMCTDCTDDDYKNAIQFMSK
- the ccmA gene encoding cytochrome c biogenesis heme-transporting ATPase CcmA: MTISNQSQVLLSANELTCIREDRILFDELSFNINAGDIVQIEGPNGAGKTSLLRIIAGLSRPYAGDVEYCGENINRCRDEFNHDLLYLGHLAGVKSELTAEENLNFNLRISGYDGFDTTAILAKVNLTGFEEALAGHLSAGQHRRTALARLQYSNCKIWILDEPFTAIDKKGVEELEQLFIQHAESGGCVILTTHQDMSIISNAMLRKITLDYRFV
- the ccmB gene encoding heme exporter protein CcmB — its product is MKRGISYTAAFMTLLQRDLRIAIRHRGDIFNPLLFFILVVTLFPLGIGPESQVLTRVAPGIIWVAALLASMLSLERLFKADFNDGSLEQMLLSPQPLALMVLAKVLAHWILTGVPLILVAPLLAVLLHLESNSYGALMLTLALGTPILSLLGAIGVALTVGLRKGGVLLSLLILPLYIPVLIFATSAIDAAGLNMAYDGQLAILAAMLVGSLILAPFAIGASLRVSTN
- a CDS encoding heme ABC transporter permease, whose protein sequence is MWKWLHSYADPERAYKLSGTLLPWFSILAILMVGTGSIWGLLFAPTDYQQGDSYRIIFIHVPAASMSMAAYMGMAIASFIGLVWQIKSADWAAAAIAPIGAVITFIALFTGAAWGKPMWGAWWVWDARLTSELVLLFLYLGVISLYASFEDKVLAARASGILAIVGVINIPIIKYSVDWWSSLHQPSTIRITEKSTMSTDMLYPLLINIVGFGMMIGAITLVRYRTEILARNGMRPWVRDLATAEEAK
- the ccmD gene encoding heme exporter protein CcmD, whose amino-acid sequence is MQFDSFKDFLDMGGYAFYVWLSYGVTIGCLATLITLSIRQKRKVLIEIAKKITREQRLKETRGNNRESKT
- the ccmE gene encoding cytochrome c maturation protein CcmE, whose translation is MNPRRKKRLTLAVTLIAGVAAVTSLLLYALNSNLNLFYTPYEITHGKNDTGVLPEVGQRIRVGGMVTMGSMNRDPDSLYVEFAVHDSAGGSVVVTYDDLLPDLFREGQGIVAQGVLVESGKLAATEVLAKHDENYMPPEVAEAMGQKHEKPTYSQKALEDK
- the rplQ gene encoding 50S ribosomal protein L17, producing MRHRKSGRQLNRNSSHRQAMFRNMACSIVRHEIIKTTVAKAKELRRVVEPLITLAKVDSVANRRLAFARTRDAEVVGKLFTELGPRFQERPGGYTRILKCGLRTGDKAPMAYIELVGRPEAAEAVEVEAAE
- the rpoA gene encoding DNA-directed RNA polymerase subunit alpha, which produces MQGSVTEFLKPRLVDIEQVNSTRAKVTLEPLERGFGHTLGNALRRILLSSMPGCAVTEVEIDGVLHEYSSKEGVQEDILEILLNLKGLAVTIEGKDEALLTLSKSGTGPVTAADITHDGDVTIVNPDHVICHLTGNNDISMRIRVERGRGYVPASARAQTEDDDRPIGRLLVDASFSPVARIAYNVEAARVEQRTDLDKLVIDMTTNGTIDPEEAIRRSATILAEQLDAFVELRDVTEQAVVEEKPEFDPILLRPVDDLELTVRSANCLKAEAIHYIGDLVQRTEVELLKTPNLGKKSLTEIKDVLASRGLSLGMRLENWPPASLADDL